A stretch of the Oikeobacillus pervagus genome encodes the following:
- a CDS encoding DEAD/DEAH box helicase, whose translation MTKFMDLGLSPTILKSIDQMGFEEATPIQAATIPESLKGKDLIGQAQTGTGKTAAFGIPLLEKINTKSGSIQGLIIAPTRELAIQVSEELYKIGSHKRVRVLAVFGGQDIHRQIRALKNRPHIIVGTPGRILDHINRRTLKLEYLQTLVLDEADEMLNMGFIQDIEAILSHVPKERQTLLFSATMPAPIKAIAEKFMNNPEMIAVKAKEMTVPLIEQFFIKAQEREKFDLLSRLLDVQSPELAIVFGRTKRRVDELSRALNIRGYSAEGIHGDLSQAKRISVLRKFKEGKIDVLVATDVAARGLDISGVTHVYNYDIPQDPESYVHRIGRTGRAGNEGMAITFVAPREMGYLREVEQTTKRRMTPMRPPTWTDALIGQQKAAKSDLEECIQNADLDRYNDLAEELLEKHSANDLVRAALKLLTKEPNRTPVYISEEGALPPKKKNYRKSDSKNHRKYQGNRRSSQSHSSRMGNRRHPSSSKSR comes from the coding sequence TTGACAAAATTTATGGATTTAGGACTTAGTCCAACCATTCTGAAATCGATCGACCAAATGGGATTTGAGGAAGCGACCCCTATTCAAGCGGCAACGATTCCAGAAAGTTTAAAAGGAAAAGATTTAATCGGGCAAGCTCAAACAGGAACGGGAAAAACTGCTGCATTCGGAATACCGTTACTTGAAAAAATTAATACAAAAAGTGGTTCCATTCAAGGATTAATCATTGCTCCTACACGTGAATTGGCCATTCAAGTATCAGAGGAATTATACAAAATTGGTAGTCATAAACGAGTGCGTGTCTTAGCTGTATTTGGTGGACAAGATATCCATCGACAAATTCGCGCATTGAAAAACAGACCTCATATTATTGTTGGAACTCCCGGTCGGATTTTGGATCATATTAATCGCCGTACATTGAAATTAGAATATTTACAGACCCTCGTGTTAGATGAAGCAGATGAGATGTTAAATATGGGCTTTATTCAAGATATTGAAGCCATTCTTTCTCATGTTCCTAAAGAACGGCAAACATTATTATTCTCAGCTACAATGCCTGCTCCGATTAAAGCAATTGCGGAGAAATTTATGAACAATCCAGAAATGATTGCAGTCAAAGCGAAGGAAATGACCGTTCCATTAATTGAGCAATTTTTTATTAAAGCTCAAGAACGTGAAAAATTTGACCTTTTATCTAGACTTCTAGATGTTCAATCACCTGAACTTGCGATTGTCTTCGGAAGAACAAAACGCCGGGTTGATGAGCTTTCAAGAGCTTTAAATATACGTGGATATTCGGCAGAGGGAATTCATGGGGATCTAAGCCAGGCAAAACGGATTTCTGTTTTACGTAAATTTAAAGAGGGAAAAATCGATGTCTTAGTGGCAACAGATGTAGCGGCCCGTGGATTAGATATTTCGGGTGTAACCCATGTGTATAACTACGACATTCCACAAGATCCTGAAAGCTATGTTCACCGGATTGGCCGAACAGGACGTGCGGGGAATGAAGGAATGGCCATTACATTCGTCGCTCCTCGCGAAATGGGCTATTTAAGAGAGGTTGAGCAAACAACGAAGAGAAGAATGACTCCGATGCGTCCGCCAACTTGGACAGATGCTCTCATTGGACAACAAAAGGCAGCAAAATCCGATTTAGAAGAATGCATACAAAATGCTGATTTAGATCGTTATAATGACTTGGCGGAAGAGTTACTTGAGAAACATTCTGCGAATGATCTCGTACGAGCAGCCCTTAAATTATTGACGAAAGAGCCTAATCGTACACCTGTTTATATTTCCGAAGAAGGTGCGCTACCTCCGAAGAAGAAAAATTACCGCAAATCGGATTCAAAAAATCATCGCAAGTATCAAGGAAATAGAAGGTCATCACAATCTCACTCATCACGTATGGGGAATAGAAGACATCCTTCTTCTTCAAAATCAAGATAA